ACTGTcgctaaagccctgaacaacaacAACGTCATCAACGGTACGCTTCTCCTAAAAGATGTTTACGCTTcttgtttatttgatactggcacGGATAAAATTTTTGTATACGTTGAATTTGAACCATTGCTTAAGTGTAGACGCTCTaggttgccaaaatctttcgccGTCGAAGTCGCTAACGGAAAATCTATCACCATCGATTTTTTCCTTCTTAATTGTTCTCTTAACCTCAACGATCACAAGTTATCGATTGATCTGATACCCATGCAATTAGTTActttcgacatcatagtaggcatggattggcttccaAGAGTTCGTGCCGAAGTTGTTTGCTTCGAGAAGTTCATTCGTCTTCCCTTTCTATCTGGTGATTCGTTACACATCTATGGTGAGAACCCttcaaaaggtctcaagctcatgctATGTACTCAGGCAAACAAGTACTTGTGCAAAGAGTACTTTGCCTTTCTTACCCATGTTGTGGAAACGAAGGATAAAGGAAAAAACGTGAGTAATGTTTTTTGTCGTTTGTGATTTCCCCGACGTCTTTCCAAAAGACCCACCTGGTCATCCTCCTCCTCCTTCTGTTGACTTTTGCATCGACCTTATCCCTGGCGCTACACCTGTTGCTAAATCTCCTTATCGTCTCGCACCCTCAGaaatgcaagagctatcgagCCAACTTTaagaattacttgataaaggatttatacgccctagtacttctccttggggcgctccggtcctctttgttaaaaagaaagatggatcattccGCATGTGCAAcaactatcgtgaactcaacaaacTCACCGTCAAGAACCGTTACCCACTTCCTCGCactgatgatcttttcgatcaactccaaggcgcAACCTGTTTCTCCAAAAACGACCTTCGTTCTGGCTAccatcaacttcgagtcctcgtagaggacattcctaaaaccacTTTTCGCACTAGATACAGTTACTATGAATtcgtagtcatgccttttggtttaaccaatgcactCGCACTTTTCATGGATTTGTTGAACCGTGTGTTTAATTTATACTTGGATCgctttgtgatcgttttcatagACGACATGCTCATTTACTCCAAAACCTAAGACGAGCATGAACGGCATTTGCATCTAATCCTCGAACTTCTACGTGGTGAACAACTATACattaaattctccaagtgtgaattttggctaaaatAAGTTCAATCTCTCGGACACGTTGTGAACGAGAAACGCATACATGTGAATCATACCAAAATCGAAGTTGTCAAGAACTGGATTACACCAAAATCTCCGTATTAAATTCCTTCGTTtataggattggcgggttattaacGTCAATTCATCtccaacttttcaaagatcgctgtTCCCCTCACTTCTTTTACTCAAAAGgataaaccttttgtttggggttccgaacaagaggagtcttttcaaacgctcaaggacatgctttgcaatccTCCTATTCTAGCTCTTCCTGAGGGTAACGACgatttcgtggtgtattgcgatgcttcaaaccaaggtctcggttgtgttctcatgcaacgagacaaggttatcgcttacgcatcgagataactcaaaatacatgagaagaactacactactcacgaccttgaacttggtgcagttgtttttgtgTTAAAGATATGGCAACACTACTTTTATGATCCTATGTGTGTGGTCTTCACcaaccataagagccttcagcacatctttaaccaaaaagaactcaacatgCGTCAACGGGTAGAGTTGCTCAACGACTACGATTACGAAATTCGCTACCATGCTGGTAAGGCGGATGTCGTGGCcaacgctcttagtcgtaaaactcatgtgAAGAGTATTCTTTGTTTCCAAATTCTAAATGACTTTCGAGATCGCATTCATGAAGCGCAATACTCATCCGTTAATGAGATTAACATGTACAACGAGATGAAGTGTGGTGCTGAAAATCAACTCGCATCCAAATCTGACGGCATGCTTTACTATCTCGACCGCGTTTGGATTCCAAACCGTGACAACCTCTGTGACATCTTGAGGATACAACCTCAAAAATCTCGGTACTCTATTCATCATggcgccgacaagatgtaccaagacctttATATGTCTTATTGGTGGCAAGatatgaagaaagatatcgccacCTACATTTCTAAATGTCTCACTTGCTCCAAGATAAAAGccgaacatcaacatccctctagCTTAGCagaacaaccagaaattccggtctggaaatgggagagcatagTTATGGATTTCATCCCCAAACTCCCTTGTACTTCGTCTGGTCATGATAGCATCTGGGTAATCATCGACCGTCTGACCAAATCCGTTCACTtcctccccattcgtgaagattacaaagtcgagaaattggatCGTATCTACACGAACGAAGTTATTTGTCGTCATGGTATCCCCATTAATATCATTTCTGAACATGATAGTCGTTTCAAAAAGCTCTCGGTACTCATCTTAACAATAGTACCGCTTTTCATCCTCAATCTGACGGTCAAATCGAGTGTTCTATCCAAACCCttgaggatatgcttcgttcttgCGTAATcaattttggtggcaactgggatatACACTTACCTTTGgtagagttctcgtataataacagttatcacactagtattcaaatggcaccattcgaagcagtGTATGGTCATaagtgtcgttcgcctatttgttggcatgAGATTGGAGGAGCTCAAATCACCGAACCTGAACTCATACAAGAGACGATGGACAAGATCTTTCAGATTCGTGATAATCTACTCAAGGCCAGAAGCCGaaaaaagagttacgctgacagaAGACACAAACCTTTGGAATTCATTGTTTGTGATCATgtacttctcaaggtatccccttagTGAGGAGTAgttcgatttggtaagaaaggcaaactcgCTCCTCACTTCgtaggtcctttcaagattctcaAAAGCATTGGAAAGGTAGCGTATCGACTGGATCTATCTCAAGAACTCAACAATGTTCATCCGATGTTTCACATTTCAAATCTAAAGAAGTTCTACTACACATAGTACACGTATCTATGTAGCAACTTTCACAACTAGATTCTCATTAAATCTCCATCGTCTGACTATGAAGGTCATCTTGAGTGGGTGTTTAATTAAATTTTCAAGTTTGGACCGCTTGAGAGCCAACATGCAATAAACACTTGAGTGAATTGCTTAGATTTGTTGCCGTTGACGAGGGCAACTACTCTTGCATAAACGTCGGTGTTGTTGCGGATGGGCCACTCATACTCTGTTGCAACATCCCATTGTTATAAGTCCAATATTTTTTCCTGTTTATTCAGTATTGTTAATATTGATTTTTCTGCAAGAAACAAACAACAGAGGTATTTATTATAGCTATTACACTTAAATAACTTAATTAGTGGGGTAAAATTCTTGTTGATCTTTGTTAAGTTATAGTACAAAGCGGTTAATAAaaaagaagggtaagaagcaaccataaagtgacaagtgtccaagaAGGGATAAGGTGATATGGTAATTTTATCTAAGAGAAAATGCAAATGCCTAGAAACATGCATACGCAAGTCACATGTTATTCCCCTATTTTTTAAGTGTCCGTAATTTTTTGTATGCTATATTTGAAAACTATAACCTGAAATTATGGGAACCAGAATCCTATGAAGTTTACGTTGTGGAAATGATTCTCACTATAGTTAATGATATGCGTAAAATTGCACAATGTAATTTGCATCATTCAAGGTTAGTTTTAGTCGTTTTCTTGCATGAATATAGTAAATAAGTTATTTATTtcattacttttgatttttatttcAAGAACAAATGGCCACAAAATAATAAAGATTGGTGTTCCCATGCTAAAAATCAAGTTACAATAAAACTGACCAAGACACGCCCCCATGCTTTGTCAGACACCCCCAGGGTGTGACAACATATACGGAAAAGGCAAATCATAATTCAAGACACGAGGTGGTTTCCCATAAAGCACCACCCCGTGCTTACATCTTTGGTAGAAAAGACAGAAAATGACAAGGCACGAGGTTGTGCCTAATCAAACACGCCCTCGTAAAGACAAAACAAGTTGTGGACCCAACAAAGTTGACCACGGACGTGTGTCACCTAGCTAAATATGTTCGTGCGTCATGCCTAAAATAAACTTTACAACTATCACAAATGAACAAAATGCAAAAACTCCATGACACGAGCCATGCCTCATCTTCTATCCGGGCTATAAATTCAACCCAATGCTCACAATTTGAATCATCCCATAAAACCCATTACAACCATCAACCAACTTCaacaccacaccacaccacaccTCCACACCATTCTACTATGCACGCACCCACCATTGCAATACATTTctatcttgtttttttttaatcatttcagtttttaaTTAGTCCAAGGTTGTATGAAATTTTTTTAGCAATCATGCTTGTATGTTTATCTTTAATCAATCAAGCTTGATGATGTTCATTTTTATATTCATGTGTTGCTAACTTCTtgcatcacttgtagaaaatgaACCCTTAATGGCTTCTTAACCCTCATGTTATGGATAACCTTGTGTTAATGACTTTAAACAACTCATTAGATGGATACCCCTCTTTTCCAAGATGGTTAGGTTTGAAATGGGCTGCAGTGGGTTCAAATGAGGTAACATATCTTCCTTTCGATTAGGTTCATGAGCTCAATTAAGAGTATTGGTGATAAAAGAACAACACCCGATTTATATGTTTTCGTGCACTAATGTTTGATTAGAGACCTTCGTATTCTTCGTGTAGACTTTTATGCTTCGCTAATTCATCATCGGTGAACGGAGATAAATATGTGGGTCTATAATGAAATCAACTAATTACGTAATGGGTATTaaaaatcacgtagtcatgtgCTGTGACGTAATGGACTAATGTGTATTCAAAATCCTGTATTTTTTTTCAGAAAACTATAGCAAAAAACTGTTGGAATTAAAGAGAATGGAATgatcgttaatacggtgtaattttttttttaaatattaacatatgaaaaagttataggCGTTTGAAAATTAATTAAGGAAGTTGTCTTAAATGAGAAAGCACTAAATTACCCTTCAAGCCAATGACACTTGTCCTGAATTTCTTATCTCGTAGGCTTTGTATAGAAAAATTGTCTTGTATGAGATCttttctctattttataatgtGGCTGTGACACAAGATGAAAAAAATTAGAACGATTGACCCTCCATGATTGACCATTTCCAatgttcatgttttttttttttttttttttttgtatagaaAAATTGTCTTGAACAAGATCATAAAATATATCGTTCAAAGAGAAGCCATCGCATGGACCATTTGACCAAGAATAGTCAATCGTTTATTTTGCATTATAAATATTTGAATTTTGATTGGTTTGCTCACACACATAATTACCTTCATTATTTTTCTCTCTAGTCTGACAATGGAATCTGCAGCCAAAACTCCAAAATCTCTTACCTTACCCTGGACAACACGAATTACACTTTGGTTACTCGACATTGGACTCAACTTAATTATGCGGAAAGACGGCACAGTGAACCGCGGTCTTCTCAAACTGGTACCTCTGACACCGCCATCATCTGAACCGATCAACGGTGTCAAGACATACGATGTAGTGGTGGATCCAACTCGCAAACTCTGGTTCCGCGTATTTGTCCCCACACAGTACACTGTAGAAGATCTTCCTGTGATGGTGTTCTGTCATGGAAGTGGATATATTGTCGCCTCCGCGGACACACAGTTGTACGACGATTTTTGTCGCAAGTTCGCGAGAGAATTGCATGTGATAGTTGTTTCTGTTGATTATCGTCTTGCACCGGAGCATCGACACCCTGCTCAACATGAAGATGGGCTTGATGTACTCAAGTTTCTAGACGTTGAAGAGAACAGGTCAAAATGGTTACCGGGCAATGCAAATATTTCAAAATGCTTTATCGCGGGTGATAGCGCTGGCGGAAACATGGCTCATCATGTTGCTGTAAGAGCCTCCCAGTTCAACTTCCAACAACTCCAGGTACAGTACATCTTGACCTTGTTTGAGACATCACCTAGATCATCGGTTGCTAAAGAAAGAATGGTCAATTATTTTGTTGCTAAGAAATTAATGGTCAATAATATACAATTTGGAGTAAAATATATTCCTGTTCAAGAGATTATATTATATATCCAATTAAACAAAAACTTGAAACACCATAATTGAATTATGATAATCCCTTGCTGATGAAAATTAAGTATAATGTTTTGAAGGTAGTTGGGCTGGTGTCGATTCAACCATTCTTTGGCGGGGAGGAGCGTATAGGTTCTGAGATACGGCTGAATGGAACCGCGCCTGTCCTGACACTGAAGCAGACAGATTGGTTCTGGAACGCATTCTTGCCGCTAGGTGAACCCTACAATCGGGACCATCCTGTGGTCAATGTTAGTGGTCGGTATGCTGTGGACATATCGAAAATAGATTTACCACCGACCATTGTGGTTGTGGCAGGGTTTGATATTCTACGAGACTGGCAAATAAGGTACTATGAGTGGCTCAAGAAATCCGGGAAAGAAGTGAACTTGGTGGACTACCCAAACATGTTTCACGGTTTCAACCTCTTACCGGAGTTGTCGGAATCTGATCAACTTATACTGGAAGTAAAGGACTTCATTCACAATGTCTTAAATAAGGTATTCACAGCTCTGATACGTATCTTAAAACAGATGACACTAAGCgtacctcttttataaacttgaGAGCGATGGGAGAGTATGTTTAGTAATATGGGGTATAGGATAGCACCCTTTTTGAAGCTATAAAACAAAAGAGATTTAAAAAAACACTACATTAACTTGCATTTATCTTAAAACTGTtttataacttaaaaaaaaaactacattcACATGCATTTATTTTGAAACTATTTTACAACTTTAAAAACACACTACATTCACTTGC
The Helianthus annuus cultivar XRQ/B chromosome 6, HanXRQr2.0-SUNRISE, whole genome shotgun sequence genome window above contains:
- the LOC110890763 gene encoding probable carboxylesterase 18; amino-acid sequence: MESAAKTPKSLTLPWTTRITLWLLDIGLNLIMRKDGTVNRGLLKLVPLTPPSSEPINGVKTYDVVVDPTRKLWFRVFVPTQYTVEDLPVMVFCHGSGYIVASADTQLYDDFCRKFARELHVIVVSVDYRLAPEHRHPAQHEDGLDVLKFLDVEENRSKWLPGNANISKCFIAGDSAGGNMAHHVAVRASQFNFQQLQVVGLVSIQPFFGGEERIGSEIRLNGTAPVLTLKQTDWFWNAFLPLGEPYNRDHPVVNVSGRYAVDISKIDLPPTIVVVAGFDILRDWQIRYYEWLKKSGKEVNLVDYPNMFHGFNLLPELSESDQLILEVKDFIHNVLNKI